In one window of Qipengyuania profundimaris DNA:
- the gyrB gene encoding DNA topoisomerase (ATP-hydrolyzing) subunit B, with protein MDGNTQNTGENAPKKPGYGADSIKVLKGLDAVRKRPGMYIGDTDDGSGLHHMVFEVSDNAIDEALAGHCDLVLIELNPDGSVGVEDNGRGIPVDMHKEEGVSAAEVIMTQLHAGGKFENTSDDNAYKVSGGLHGVGVSVVNALSEWLELVIWRDGKEHWMRFEHGDAVESLRVVGDAPPVDSNGDEDGLKKGTRVTFKASDETFKNVTEYDFDRLEHRYRELAFLNSGVRIKLRDKRHEEVLEHDLFYEGGIAAFVKYLDRNKQALVAEPISVSAEKDGIGIDVALEWNDSYYENVLCFTNNIPQRDGGTHLAAFRAALTRTLNNYASASGLMKKEKVSLSGEDMREGLTAIVSVKLPDPKFGSQTKDKLVSSEVRQPLESLMGEKMTEWLEENPNDAKAIIQKVIDAAAAREAARRAREMSRKGAMSIASLPGKLADCQDRNPANCELFLVEGDSAGGSAKQGRDRKTQAILPLKGKILNVERARFDRIISSKEVGTLIQAMGTGLRDEFNLEKLRYHKIVIMTDADVDGAHIRTLLLTFFHRQMPEIVKAGHLFIAQPPLYKVTRGKSEVYLKDQAAYDRYLIDQGLSGHYLETREGSIPATGMNQLVEHGLRMRNLLGFVPRKYKTDLVEAMALAGALDPEGDRQAGLDRAAAHLQMGDPEAKWSAETGDDGKVRLFRLWRGVTDVHEIDPAFMDSAEARKLHRVAGEHAEVYGAPVRLVKGDSEEAEPVDPDSADETDADAPAFADDSAITLPTQLLEAVMAAGRKGQKIQRYKGLGEMNAEQLWETTLDPDNRALLQVKVEDADVTDEIFTRLMGDVVEPRREFIQSNALNVANLDV; from the coding sequence ATGGACGGAAATACCCAAAACACGGGCGAAAACGCCCCGAAGAAACCCGGCTACGGCGCGGATTCGATCAAGGTTCTCAAGGGGCTGGACGCGGTGCGCAAGCGCCCCGGCATGTATATCGGCGATACCGACGATGGATCGGGCCTTCACCACATGGTGTTCGAAGTGTCGGACAATGCCATCGACGAGGCCCTCGCGGGGCATTGCGATCTCGTGCTGATCGAGTTGAATCCCGACGGGTCGGTTGGCGTGGAAGACAACGGCCGCGGCATCCCGGTCGACATGCACAAGGAAGAAGGCGTCTCGGCAGCCGAGGTCATCATGACCCAGCTGCATGCCGGCGGGAAATTCGAGAACACCAGCGACGACAATGCCTACAAGGTGTCGGGCGGTCTCCACGGCGTGGGCGTCTCGGTGGTCAACGCGCTTTCCGAATGGCTCGAACTCGTGATCTGGCGCGACGGCAAGGAGCACTGGATGCGCTTCGAGCATGGCGATGCGGTCGAAAGCCTGCGCGTGGTTGGCGATGCACCGCCGGTCGACAGCAATGGCGACGAAGACGGGCTGAAGAAAGGCACGCGCGTCACTTTCAAGGCCAGCGACGAGACCTTCAAGAACGTCACCGAATACGATTTCGACCGGCTGGAGCACCGCTATCGCGAGCTTGCCTTCCTCAACTCCGGCGTACGCATCAAGCTGCGCGACAAGCGGCACGAGGAAGTTCTGGAGCACGACCTGTTCTACGAAGGCGGTATCGCGGCCTTCGTCAAATATCTCGACCGCAACAAGCAGGCGCTGGTCGCCGAGCCGATTTCGGTCAGCGCGGAAAAGGATGGCATCGGCATCGACGTCGCGCTGGAATGGAACGACAGCTATTACGAGAACGTGTTGTGCTTCACCAACAACATCCCGCAGCGTGACGGCGGCACCCACCTCGCCGCCTTCCGTGCGGCGCTGACCCGCACGCTCAACAATTACGCCAGCGCCAGCGGGCTGATGAAGAAGGAAAAGGTCAGCCTGTCGGGGGAAGACATGCGCGAGGGCCTCACCGCCATCGTCAGCGTCAAGCTGCCTGACCCCAAGTTCGGATCGCAGACCAAGGACAAGCTGGTCAGCTCCGAAGTCCGCCAGCCGCTCGAAAGCCTCATGGGCGAGAAGATGACCGAGTGGCTCGAGGAAAATCCCAACGACGCCAAGGCGATCATCCAGAAGGTGATCGATGCCGCGGCCGCGCGCGAAGCGGCTCGCCGTGCCCGCGAGATGAGCCGCAAGGGCGCGATGAGCATCGCCAGCCTCCCCGGCAAGCTCGCCGACTGCCAGGACCGCAATCCGGCGAATTGCGAGCTCTTCCTGGTCGAGGGCGATTCCGCCGGTGGTTCAGCCAAGCAGGGTCGCGATCGCAAGACCCAGGCGATCCTGCCGCTAAAGGGCAAGATTCTGAACGTCGAGCGCGCGCGCTTCGACCGGATCATCAGCTCCAAGGAAGTCGGCACGCTGATCCAGGCGATGGGCACCGGTCTGCGCGACGAGTTCAACCTCGAAAAGCTGCGCTATCACAAGATCGTGATCATGACCGACGCCGACGTTGACGGCGCGCATATCCGCACGCTGCTGCTCACCTTCTTCCACCGCCAGATGCCGGAAATTGTGAAGGCAGGGCACCTCTTCATCGCGCAGCCGCCGCTCTACAAGGTGACGCGCGGCAAGAGCGAGGTCTATCTCAAGGACCAGGCTGCCTATGATCGTTACCTGATCGATCAAGGGCTATCGGGCCATTACCTCGAAACCAGGGAAGGCTCGATCCCCGCGACCGGCATGAACCAGCTGGTCGAGCACGGGCTGCGCATGCGGAACCTGCTCGGCTTCGTGCCGCGCAAGTACAAAACCGATCTGGTCGAGGCGATGGCGCTGGCCGGTGCGCTCGATCCCGAGGGCGACCGGCAGGCGGGCCTCGACCGCGCGGCGGCGCATCTCCAGATGGGCGATCCGGAAGCGAAATGGTCGGCCGAAACCGGCGATGACGGCAAGGTACGCCTCTTCCGGCTATGGCGCGGTGTGACCGACGTCCACGAAATTGACCCTGCCTTCATGGACAGCGCCGAAGCGCGCAAACTCCACCGCGTGGCTGGCGAGCATGCCGAAGTCTACGGCGCACCGGTGCGGCTCGTGAAGGGCGACAGCGAGGAAGCGGAGCCGGTCGATCCAGATAGCGCCGACGAGACCGATGCCGATGCACCCGCCTTCGCCGACGATAGCGCGATCACCTTGCCGACCCAGCTGCTCGAGGCCGTTATGGCCGCCGGGCGCAAGGGGCAGAAGATCCAGCGCTACAAGGGTCTGGGCGAAATGAATGCCGAGCAGCTGTGGGAGACCACGCTCGACCCGGACAATCGCGCGCTGCTGCAGGTGAAGGTCGAGGATGCGGACGTGACCGACGAGATCTTCACGCGCCTGATGGGCGATGTGGTCGAACCGCGGCGCGAATTCATCCAGTCGAACGCGCTCAACGTCGCCAATCTCGACGTTTAA
- a CDS encoding L-serine ammonia-lyase: protein MLSILDIFRIGIGPSSSHTVGPMRIARTFVRALEKVGKLERMARVAVQLQGSLALTGVGHGTIDATILGLAGFAPDRTCPDEAASALETILAEDSLLLGGKHRIAFNKARDIDLAGHIIPDLHPNGMTLAAMDTDGDVLLTRTYYSTGGGFVASEAQLKRKPKGDRINAGTQVPHDFGSAAELLASCETTGLSIAELILANEDAFRPREKTFAGIDRIAEAMHQCIERGLTQRGVLPGGLKVQRRAPDLWDKLSANPQSNEREQLFDWLNCYAMAVNEENAAGGRVVTAPTNGAAGIIPAVIRFYCVTADESPCRDSKRTFLLTAGAIGLLYKQRASISGAEMGCQGEVGVACSMAAGGLAALWGASPSQIASAAEIGMEHNLGLTCDPVGGLVQVPCIERNAIGAVKAVNAARLALHRTGAEGFVSLDQVIETMRQTGLDMSTKYKETSQGGLAVNVIEC, encoded by the coding sequence ATGCTTTCGATACTCGACATCTTCCGGATCGGGATCGGTCCCTCTTCCTCGCATACGGTCGGCCCGATGCGGATCGCGCGGACTTTCGTGCGGGCGCTGGAAAAGGTGGGGAAGCTCGAACGGATGGCGCGCGTGGCGGTGCAACTGCAGGGCTCGCTTGCGCTGACGGGGGTGGGGCATGGTACGATCGACGCGACGATCCTTGGACTTGCGGGGTTTGCCCCGGACAGGACCTGCCCCGATGAAGCGGCGAGCGCACTAGAGACGATCCTAGCCGAAGACAGCTTGCTCCTCGGCGGGAAGCACCGGATTGCCTTCAACAAAGCGCGGGACATCGACCTTGCGGGCCATATCATTCCGGACCTGCACCCAAATGGAATGACCCTTGCGGCGATGGACACAGATGGCGATGTGCTTCTTACGCGGACCTACTACTCCACCGGCGGCGGCTTTGTTGCATCCGAAGCGCAGTTGAAGCGCAAACCCAAGGGCGACCGGATCAATGCCGGGACACAGGTGCCACACGATTTCGGCTCGGCGGCGGAATTGCTGGCCAGCTGCGAGACGACCGGGCTGTCGATCGCCGAGCTGATCCTCGCCAATGAAGACGCCTTCCGCCCGCGCGAAAAGACCTTCGCCGGCATCGACCGCATTGCCGAGGCGATGCACCAGTGCATCGAACGCGGCCTGACGCAGCGCGGCGTGCTGCCCGGTGGCCTCAAGGTCCAGCGGCGAGCACCCGATCTCTGGGACAAGCTCTCCGCCAATCCGCAATCGAACGAGCGCGAGCAATTGTTCGATTGGCTCAATTGCTACGCCATGGCCGTCAACGAGGAGAATGCCGCTGGCGGCCGGGTCGTGACCGCGCCGACCAATGGCGCGGCGGGCATCATCCCGGCAGTCATCCGCTTTTACTGCGTGACGGCGGACGAAAGCCCGTGCCGCGACAGCAAGCGTACCTTCCTGCTCACTGCAGGCGCGATCGGCCTGCTCTACAAGCAGCGCGCCAGCATCTCCGGCGCGGAGATGGGCTGCCAAGGTGAGGTCGGCGTAGCTTGCTCGATGGCGGCGGGCGGGCTGGCGGCGCTCTGGGGCGCCTCGCCATCGCAAATCGCCAGCGCGGCGGAGATCGGCATGGAGCACAATCTCGGCCTGACCTGCGATCCTGTCGGCGGGCTGGTGCAGGTGCCCTGTATTGAGCGCAACGCCATTGGCGCGGTGAAGGCCGTCAACGCAGCGCGGCTCGCGCTCCACCGGACTGGAGCAGAGGGGTTCGTCAGCCTCGACCAGGTGATCGAGACCATGCGCCAGACCGGGCTCGACATGAGCACGAAGTACAAAGAAACGAGCCAGGGCGGGCTCGCGGTGAATGTCATCGAATGCTGA
- a CDS encoding ZIP family metal transporter, whose protein sequence is MLTVLLVIAVVSGALIVGALWALYGKFRGRVEGVVVAIAGGSLLLSLVLELVQPAIEQSSMTTAVLGVLAGAGIFATVDYLIDEKWGSESGGGMLAAITLDGIPENLALGVALIGAGAPEVAALAGSIMLSNLPEAASGARAMRDDQGFSKAKILGIWALTAAVLSACALLGYLFLERLTDDLLAFISCLAGGAVAASLTTEVLPQAHKQAPHWAGFATAIGLVLALLLHSLGG, encoded by the coding sequence ATGCTGACCGTCCTGCTCGTGATCGCCGTGGTGTCGGGCGCGCTCATCGTCGGCGCGCTCTGGGCGCTTTACGGCAAATTCCGCGGGCGGGTCGAGGGTGTCGTGGTGGCGATTGCCGGTGGATCCCTGCTGTTGTCCCTCGTGCTCGAATTGGTGCAGCCCGCAATCGAGCAAAGTTCGATGACGACGGCGGTCCTCGGCGTGCTGGCAGGTGCCGGCATCTTCGCTACCGTCGATTACCTGATTGACGAGAAATGGGGCTCCGAAAGCGGCGGCGGGATGCTGGCCGCGATCACGCTGGACGGCATTCCGGAAAACCTTGCGCTGGGTGTCGCGCTGATCGGTGCGGGCGCGCCAGAGGTCGCCGCGCTGGCGGGATCGATCATGCTCTCCAACCTGCCCGAAGCTGCCAGCGGCGCGCGCGCGATGCGCGACGATCAAGGGTTTTCGAAGGCGAAGATTCTCGGCATCTGGGCACTGACGGCTGCCGTGCTGTCCGCCTGCGCCCTGCTTGGCTATCTGTTCCTCGAGAGGCTGACCGACGACCTGCTTGCTTTCATCAGTTGCCTCGCTGGGGGGGCGGTAGCTGCCAGCCTGACGACCGAAGTGCTGCCTCAGGCGCATAAACAAGCGCCGCATTGGGCGGGTTTCGCGACCGCCATCGGGCTGGTGCTCGCGCTGCTGCTGCACAGTCTAGGCGGCTAG